The sequence GAGCGTATCCGGATTCTTCTTCTGAGGCATGATCGACGACGTCGAGGAGTAGTCGTCCGAGAGGTCCACGAACCCGCGGTTCGCGAAGACGATTACGTCCTCTGCCAGTCCGGAGAGCGTCGTCGCGTGCGTCGACAGCGTCTGGACCGTCTCGAGCAGGAAGTCCCGGCTCGAGGAGGCGTCCATCGAGTTCTCGACGACGCTGTCGAACCCCAGCAACTCGGCCGTGCGCTCGCGGTCGATGTCGAACGGCGTGCCCGCGAACGCGGCTCCACCGAGGGGCGACTCGTTGATTCGGCCGTAGGCCTCGAGCAGGCGTGCGGTGTCCCGTGCGATCGCGCCCTCGTAGGCCAGCGCCCAGTGGGAAACGGTCGTCGGCTGGGCGGGCTGGAGGTGGGTGTAGCCGGGCATCACCGTCTGGACGTTCTCGGCGGCGACTGCGAGCAGCGATTCACGCAGGGTGAGGGTGGTCTCGACGGTCTCGAGGACGTCCTCGCGCAGACGGTAGCGGATACAGGCCGCGACCTCGTCGTTACGCGAGCGAGCCGTGTGCATCTTGCCGCCGTCGGGACCGACGCGCTCGATGACGGCCGTCTCGATTGCCTCGTGGACGTCCTCGCCGTCTGGCAGGGCCTCGTGGCCCTCCGTTTCGACGGCCTCGAGGCCCGCCAGGATCTCGCCGGTGACGTCGTCCTCGATAATGCCCTGTTCGGCCAGCATGACGACGTGTGCGCGATCGACCGCGAGGTCGGCCTCGAAGATCCGAACGTCGGCCGCGAGCGAGGAGAGGAAGCTCCGGGCGGGGCCGCCGCTGAAGCGGTCCCGGCGGACGACGCCCTCGTCGTCCTCGTTCCCGGCATCGGTGCGTGCCTCGTGGGTACTGGTACTCTCCTCGGTCACGGTCAGATCACTCCTCGTCGTCGGTGGCCGCGTTCGCTTCGATCGCCTCGTTCGCGAGACGACGCTGGAAGCCGTGGTACTTCGCGACGCCGGTGGCGTCCTCCTGAGTGATCTTGCCGACCGTCTCGGTGTCGAAGGAGGCGTGCTCGGCCGAGTAGGCCGCGAAGTCGCTCTCGCGTGCGACCGCACGGGCCTGCCCGCCTTCGAAGCGGATCGTCACGGTCCCGGTCACGCGCTGCTGGGTCTCGGCGATGAAGCCCTCGAGCGCGCCGACCAGCGGCGCGTCGACGAGGCCCTCGTAGCCTTTCTTCGACCACTTCTGGTCGATCAGCTGCTTGAATTCACGCTCTTCCTGGGTGAGGACGAGCCCCTCGAGGGCCTCGTGGGCGTTCAGCAGCGTCGTCGCGGCGGGGTGTTCGTAGTTCTCGCGAACTTTCAGGCCGAGCATGCGGTCTTCCATCGAGTCCGTGCGGCCGACGCCGTACGGCCCGGCGACCTCGTTCAGGTGCTGGATCAACTCGACGGGCTCGTACGCGACCCCGTCGACGGCGACGGGGTAGCCCTCCTCGAAGGTAATCTCGATCTCCTGGCTCTCGCCGGTCGGGGCCTGGGTCCACTCGTAGATCTCCTCGGGCGGAATGTACCCCGGGTCTTCGAGGTCGTCGCCCTCGACCGAGCGGCTCCAGAGGTTGGTGTCGATCGACCAGTCGCCGCCGCTGCCACCCTCGACGGGTAGATCCTTCTCGGCGGCGTACTCCTGCTCCCACTCGCGGGTCAGGCCCAGTTCGCGCACGGGGGCGATGACTTCGAGATCGGAGTCGCGCCAGACGGCCTCGAACCGGAGCTGGTCGTTACCCTTCCCGGTGCAGCCGTGGGCGATGCCGGTACAGCCCTGCTGCTCGGCGACCTCGAGGATCGCTTCGGCGATCACGGGTCGCGCGAGTGCGGTTCCCAGTGGGTAGCCCTGGTAGGTCGCGTTCGCACGAACGCTCTCGAGACACAGCTGTGCGAACTCGTCTTTTGCGTCGACGACGTAGTGCTCTAAATCGAGCGCTTCGGCGGTCTCTTCAGCCTCGTCGAACTCCGAGGCCGGCTGGCCGACGTCGACCGTGACGCCGATGACCTCGTCGTATCCGTACTCTTCTTCGAGCAGCGGGACACAGACAGTCGTGTCCAGGCCGCCCGAGAACGCAAGTGCCACGCGTGTCATGTCGTACTCGAGGGAAACGGGAGGACCAACTTAAGCCCGTTGATTTAAAATCCGAAATTTACGGAGAGAGCGTCTGCTACGCAGAAATTTGGCGTTTCTGGAACGTTGGAACGAACGGGGTCGATGGGTGTGGTATGTGGCGGGCTCAACGGCCCCGCCGCCGTCGCCGCCGTCGCCGCCGTCGCCGCAGAGAACGAGACCCGTCGGTACCGGGAGCCGCGAACACGGCACCGACGGAGTGGCTCATTGCGGGAGAAATACTGGCCCACGGTATTAAACCTGCTGAATCGCCCGGACAGGGGCCACCAGTCGCCTCGAGGTGTTCGAGTCGGCTGCGGGTTCGAGCCGAGACAGCGACTGACGTCAGGTGTCGTCGTCTTCCGGCAACGACAGCACGTTCTCCCGGCCGACCCGGAAGACCTCGATCTCGTCGTCCTCGCGCAGGCTCGTGACGACCTGACTCGTCTTGGCCTCGGTCCAGTCGAGTTGCGTGACCACTTCCTGCTGTTTGATCCGGCCGCCGCGTTGCTCGAGCAGCCGCATCACCCGTTCCTCGTTGCTGAGCAGTTCGGGCGGCGGACTCGAGGGCTGGGTCCTGGTCGCCATCGTCCCGGCTGTCGACTGTTCGTCGTTAGATCCGGGACGACGTCTGTCTCTGTCCTCTTCGGCGACGCCGGTCGCACCGGGTGCCGTCGCGTCGTGCGGTGACGGGCCCGCGGCGTCGGTTTTGGCCGCAGGTCCGGACCGCTGGCCGTGACGTCGACTGACCCACCACCCGGTCGCCGCGGCCAGCAGGAGGACGGCGACTGCCGCGATCGCGATGGTCCACGTCGGCGGCTGGTCGTCGCCGCTCTCGGCCGGCCCGATGGCCGTCCCGCCGTTTTCGATCAGGACGACCGACGGCTGGTCGTCAGTGAACTCCGTTTCGTCGCCGTTCCAGAGGACGGAGCCATCCGGTGGGCTGTCCGGCGAGGGTGAGACGTCGCGGGCCGTGTACTCCTCGGGCCAGGAGAACTGTAACGTCGTGTCGTCGACGAGCGTGAACCCGGCGAGAGCGTCACCAGCCTCGATCAGTGCCGGTTCGAC is a genomic window of Natrarchaeobaculum aegyptiacum containing:
- a CDS encoding argininosuccinate synthase; this encodes MTRVALAFSGGLDTTVCVPLLEEEYGYDEVIGVTVDVGQPASEFDEAEETAEALDLEHYVVDAKDEFAQLCLESVRANATYQGYPLGTALARPVIAEAILEVAEQQGCTGIAHGCTGKGNDQLRFEAVWRDSDLEVIAPVRELGLTREWEQEYAAEKDLPVEGGSGGDWSIDTNLWSRSVEGDDLEDPGYIPPEEIYEWTQAPTGESQEIEITFEEGYPVAVDGVAYEPVELIQHLNEVAGPYGVGRTDSMEDRMLGLKVRENYEHPAATTLLNAHEALEGLVLTQEEREFKQLIDQKWSKKGYEGLVDAPLVGALEGFIAETQQRVTGTVTIRFEGGQARAVARESDFAAYSAEHASFDTETVGKITQEDATGVAKYHGFQRRLANEAIEANAATDDEE
- a CDS encoding helix-turn-helix transcriptional regulator; the encoded protein is MDSKGRRVLWWALVVVVACNLVAASPVAAVSAEAIDDVAFQTGEQPQSESELEPEPAPQLDHESDLAAADEVHVDVFLHENGTATFTVDYRFGNASSDDWESLRTDVEENASSYAEAEAADWNQVLEGGQNETNREMSLSNVSVATRESPAPRDMGHVTYTFQWTGFSHVEPALIEAGDALAGFTLVDDTTLQFSWPEEYTARDVSPSPDSPPDGSVLWNGDETEFTDDQPSVVLIENGGTAIGPAESGDDQPPTWTIAIAAVAVLLLAAATGWWVSRRHGQRSGPAAKTDAAGPSPHDATAPGATGVAEEDRDRRRPGSNDEQSTAGTMATRTQPSSPPPELLSNEERVMRLLEQRGGRIKQQEVVTQLDWTEAKTSQVVTSLREDDEIEVFRVGRENVLSLPEDDDT
- the argH gene encoding argininosuccinate lyase; this translates as MTEESTSTHEARTDAGNEDDEGVVRRDRFSGGPARSFLSSLAADVRIFEADLAVDRAHVVMLAEQGIIEDDVTGEILAGLEAVETEGHEALPDGEDVHEAIETAVIERVGPDGGKMHTARSRNDEVAACIRYRLREDVLETVETTLTLRESLLAVAAENVQTVMPGYTHLQPAQPTTVSHWALAYEGAIARDTARLLEAYGRINESPLGGAAFAGTPFDIDRERTAELLGFDSVVENSMDASSSRDFLLETVQTLSTHATTLSGLAEDVIVFANRGFVDLSDDYSSTSSIMPQKKNPDTLELVRAVSGDAAGAVQGLTTTLKGLPRAYNRDLQRATTHAWDCVDDVTEASEVAAGAVATADWNEAILAEAAGEGFSTATGVADLLATNGLPFRTAHEIVATAAEELEAGEDAPDLEAIDAAVENVLGEPLEAYVDPGAVEDILEPATSVASRDSLGGPAPDAVEEQLESAREALAADRDELEATAAALEAARETLDEEVDAYV